TGCATGACGCCTTCCAAGTTCACATGGGCTAACCGAACGATATCTCTACCCCCTACCTCGAGATCTTGAAGCAACGGTGCCTCCGCTGCCAACACCATCCCCCCATCGATGGATCGTGTCAAAGACTCTGGCCCTTGATTGACAGCGAGTCCCTGGCCAGGAAGAGCTGTCCAAGATGAAGGCAGAGACATCGTCTCCAACAACCGACCATTGCGAAGCGAAAAGCGCTGAAGACGAGCCTGATGCCCTGCTTGACGTCGCCCCTCGCTAACAATCCAAACTCCATGATCGCCCGTCAGCACCAAACCCTCGGCGTCGGACGTTGAAGGAAGGGGAGTTCCGCTTTGGTTCCGCAACACCAAGCGGGGACCAACCTGCAGTTGACCGCCTGATTGCAATGCTTTTGCAACAGGTCCAACGGGCAGCAAATATCCCCGGGACGCATCACTCACCAACCAAAGGCGGTCGTCCGATGCTTGGTAAGCAGCTGCTGAAAACCCGCCAAGGGACAACCCGTTATCGGCCCGTTTTGGGAGTTCCCAAAGACGGATCAGAGCCCAACCAGCATCGAGCGGACAGGGCAAAGCCTCCCAGCGCATCGGGAGTTCAGGAAGCGGCCACACCATCAGATCAACCGCTTAAACGCGAACCTTTGCCGTCATCCAGGCATCACCCTTCACAGCAGCGGCAGCGATCAAATCCGCCAACGTCACGAGCAATCGATAACTGAGTGCCACTGCAAGCAATGGCGCCTCCGGCACAATCGTGCCCATACGAAATAACAAAACCGCCTCAAAAACCCCCAAACCACCTGGAGCAGCAGGAACAACCAGGCCAGCCGTCCAGGCGAGGGCAAAGGCCGCAAGCCAAAGGCCCAGAGGCTGCCCAGCCAAAAGTCCGAACGTCTGCAAGCAGCACCAAAACCCAGCAAATCGACAGAAAACGAACAGCAGTTCAGAGGCGAGAGGCCACCAGGGGTAAGAGGGTCTGCCGCTGCCCAAGTCCTCATCCTCAATGGAGGTCATCCCCCCCGGATCCACACGATTGAGCTGGCGCAACTTGCTGGTCTCCAACCGACGCAACAAAGGCTCACGCCAACGCGGCAACAGCAGCGCAGAAGGAAGAACACAGAGCAACGCCAAACCGTTTTGGAACCCACCGAACGGCACCCAAAGCAAGGCAGCAACGGCCATCACCATCGGCTCCATCAACACCGAGACCAAAGCCTTGCCCCCTCCAAGGTCAGACCGCAGAGCACGAAAACGATCGAGGAAATGCCAGATGCCACCAGGCAAATATTTGAGCAAGTTGCTTCGCAGATAAAGCGGCACCAAGGACAAGCGTTCCGGCTGATGCCCGAGCCAAACCACCAAAACCTTCCATGCCAAGGCATTAACCACCAAGCTGAGCCAACTCAAACCAAGCCCCAATAACAACCACCACCATCCCTGTCGGCTGATGGTGAGGGCGCGCAATCCTGTGGCATGGCTTGCCAATGCCACTCCCACAAAGGCGAGGGTCAGCAGGGTGATCCAAAGGCGTAAACCACCAGGCAAAGAAAGCCGTTTCAGCACTGCCAGTCCTCCTCGGGCACAAAAGCATGGGCCTCAAGAGGGAGGCGATCACGAAGCTCCATCACGGTGAGACCAGCCTCAGCAGACACACGCTGAAGCTCATCTTGCTCCCACTTCAGCGTGAAAGTCCCATCCGGACGGCGAGTCTGCTTGGCACGAATCAGGCCCCAAGGCGTTGCGATGGCCCCACAACGGCGGGGCAGCACCCAGCGCCCCTGTTCCCGCTCCCTCAAGCCGATGGTCGGACTATGGCGCCACCACACCTGCCGCAAGGCAGCGGCTTGATCTGGCGTTGTAAGGGCCATCACCGAAGTCCCAGGCCTTTGCTTTTTCATCAACACAGCTCCCTGAACCACATCCAACGCACCCGCCAAACGCAAATGCTGAGCCAGGCTTGCCAACTCTTCGGCAGTGGCATCATCAATCCAGGCCTCCTGCACCACAAGCTCCTGCCAACCAGGCTCTGGTTGGCTCTCATCACGCATACGGATCAAGCGCAGCAAGTTGGGACGATCCAAAGAGCGATGGCCAAGGCCAATGCCGACGGCTTCTACCTCCATCCTTGAGGGGCGTTGAAAGTGATCCGCCAACACAGCCACTAAGGCCAACCCTGTGGGAGTCGTGAGCTCAACAGCAGGAAGATCCTGCCCGGTGAGGAGCGGCAGCTGATGACGCCTGGCCAATTCCAGTACCGCTGGCACAGGAACAGGAAGCACCCCATGGGCCGTCGTCACTTGACCATGACCGGCTGGGGGTGTTGTGCAATAAATCAAATCAGGGGCGAGGTGCTCAATACCAGCGCA
The window above is part of the Synechococcus sp. WH 8020 genome. Proteins encoded here:
- a CDS encoding esterase-like activity of phytase family protein; this translates as MVWPLPELPMRWEALPCPLDAGWALIRLWELPKRADNGLSLGGFSAAAYQASDDRLWLVSDASRGYLLPVGPVAKALQSGGQLQVGPRLVLRNQSGTPLPSTSDAEGLVLTGDHGVWIVSEGRRQAGHQARLQRFSLRNGRLLETMSLPSSWTALPGQGLAVNQGPESLTRSIDGGMVLAAEAPLLQDLEVGGRDIVRLAHVNLEGVMQERGRIRLDSFSSDPKQTVGLTELLALDGPPALLALIRRHRPLQWTARLQVFSWPEPMSPLALQPITGWDLTSEEIPRDNWEGLAWGPKLEDGRRTLVIVSDDNFSLIQRNLVGVLAPRRSPRCQSLPEH
- a CDS encoding lysylphosphatidylglycerol synthase domain-containing protein, whose protein sequence is MLKRLSLPGGLRLWITLLTLAFVGVALASHATGLRALTISRQGWWWLLLGLGLSWLSLVVNALAWKVLVVWLGHQPERLSLVPLYLRSNLLKYLPGGIWHFLDRFRALRSDLGGGKALVSVLMEPMVMAVAALLWVPFGGFQNGLALLCVLPSALLLPRWREPLLRRLETSKLRQLNRVDPGGMTSIEDEDLGSGRPSYPWWPLASELLFVFCRFAGFWCCLQTFGLLAGQPLGLWLAAFALAWTAGLVVPAAPGGLGVFEAVLLFRMGTIVPEAPLLAVALSYRLLVTLADLIAAAAVKGDAWMTAKVRV
- the larC gene encoding nickel pincer cofactor biosynthesis protein LarC, with the protein product MSALVIDCPTGLAGDMLLSALLDLGVPELVIHEPLQALGLAKAYGLNVEESQSGGLRGLRLTVRNEDPSPPHRRWFDLRRLISEASLSASLKTRVLKVFQALADAEATVHGCAPDQVHFHEIGAIDSLVDVIGVCAGIEHLAPDLIYCTTPPAGHGQVTTAHGVLPVPVPAVLELARRHQLPLLTGQDLPAVELTTPTGLALVAVLADHFQRPSRMEVEAVGIGLGHRSLDRPNLLRLIRMRDESQPEPGWQELVVQEAWIDDATAEELASLAQHLRLAGALDVVQGAVLMKKQRPGTSVMALTTPDQAAALRQVWWRHSPTIGLREREQGRWVLPRRCGAIATPWGLIRAKQTRRPDGTFTLKWEQDELQRVSAEAGLTVMELRDRLPLEAHAFVPEEDWQC